The genomic DNA CTTTATTTTTTTCTATTTAGAGGCAGTTGCATAATAAAATTGCGGTTTGCTCAAGAACACAATTCCCACTCGATTGAAAGCACGATTCTTGAGAAGTATTTTTGATTTTTACCTCAACGTATTCGTGGTATGGAATTATGCAACAGCCTCATAATCACCATGATAAATATCTGGTTTTTTTGTATACTTTATTGATACCACTGAACTCATAATATCATCGACTCCTAAATTTCATATGCGTTATTTTGTTATCGGTGGAGCTTTAATATCTACAAAAAGGAGATAATCTCTTTTTTTTTACATATTAGACTATTAATTGCAAGATAATAGTTCAATATTAAATGGCTATCAAAAAGTATGAGATTTCTGGATATAATTATATAGAGAAATCTGTCAAGAAAGGAGCTAATTCAGGACGTATTTATGTGCCGACAAAGTGGATTGGCAAAAAAACCGCTGTAATATTACTCGAGCCAGAAAATATTTCTATTGATAGCGAATAAATTGATTTTCGTTGAATTTTATTTTCCCATGAAAATTATCACAAACAATTCCTTTTTGAAAAGAGATAACGGGATTAAATTCTTTATGATCTTTGAATTAAAATATGCAAGAACATAATAAATGAAATAGAACAAATACGATTTTTGGACAATCCAAGATCGGGATAAAGTTCATTTTCACTTCAAGAAATGAAAAATTAGTGATACCATGCAAGGCTTTACCTATGATCTCTCTGGGAAAAATCGAAACAAATGGGACGATATGTTGAATTGTTATGAAGGTAGGTATATTAATACAATGAGAGAAGAACAAACTTCAAGATATTTTGATATTTAGGTAATTATCAAAATTTTACCAATTTTTAAGAATATTCAAGATTTTTTGCC from Methanospirillum hungatei JF-1 includes the following:
- a CDS encoding DUF2080 family transposase-associated protein, whose product is MAIKKYEISGYNYIEKSVKKGANSGRIYVPTKWIGKKTAVILLEPENISIDSE